Sequence from the Longimicrobiales bacterium genome:
GCACCCTGCAACAGGCGCAGCTCACGGCCGAACAGGCGCGGTGGTTCGTGCGGGTTGAACAGCATCCAGACGGCCACGGAGTTCGTCACGCCGCCCGCAATCGCGCCGAACGCAACGGTGACCAGCGCCCGTACCAGCTCAGGATCCAATCGATGTCACCCCTGCGAGAGCCGCGCGGCATGCGCGACAGGTCAGAATGCCTACGCGGCGCGCGTCACGCCAGTTGCGTGGCAGGGCAGGATGCACGGCGTTACTTGCGTCGGGTCGTCGTCTTCTTTTGCTTCTTCGTCCGGACGGGCTCCTTCGCCGCCTCGTCCGCCTCGCTCCCCGGTGCTGATACCTGCAGGGCAGGTCGTCGGCCGTTGCCGCCGTCGTACAGCGCGAGCGCAACCACCTCTTCCATGCGCCCGACGAAATGGAAGCGGATGCTGCCGCGCACGTCCTCCGGCACATCGCGGAGGTCGCGCTCGTTGTTGGTCGGGAGGATGATCTCCTCGATCCCCGCACGATGGGCGGCGAGCACCTTCTCCTTCACCCCGCCGATTTCCAGCACCTTGCCGCGCAGCGTGACTTCGCCGCTCATCGCGATGTCGTGGCGAACCGCGCGGTTCGAAAGCGATGATGCAACCGCGAGCGTCACGGCAATGCCCGCCGATGGCCCGTCCTTCGGGATCGCGCCGACCGGGAAGTGCACGTGCACGTCCGATTCACGGAACGTTTCCTCGTCGATCCCCAGCGACTCGCCCCGGCTGCGCACGTAGGAGTAGGCGGCGTTCACCGACTCGCGCATCACGTCGCCGAGCAGGCCGGTGATGATCAGGCGGCCGGTGCCCGGCATGCGCAGCGCCTCGATGAACATCAGCTCGCCGCCCGCCGCGGTCCACGCGAGCCCCGTGACCACGCCGACCTCGGGTTTGCTCTCCGCGGGTGTCGCCGTGTAGCGCGGCAGGCCGAGGATGTCCTCGATGCGGTCGGCCTCGAACTTCCACCGCTTCAGGTCACCCTGCGCCTTGGCGCGTGCACGTGTGCGCAGCAGGGTCTGCAGCGAGCGGATCATGGTGCCCAGCCCCGAGTCGCGTGCGTAGCCGTAGGAGAGGTAGTCGATCGCGTCGTCGGGAAAGACGACGTCCTGCTCCGTAAGACCGTGCTCGCTCACGAGTCGCGGCAGCAGCTTGCGTCGTGCGATCTCCGTCTTCTCCTCCGGCGTGTAGCCCGCAATGCGGATCTCGACCATCAGCTCGCGCAGGTCACGCGGTACGCGGTAGAAGTCCGAGGCGGTCGCGACGAAGAAGACGCTGGAAAGATCGAACGGCATGCCGACGTAGTTGTCGACGAACATCGAACGGTTCTGCCATTGCAGCGTCCCCTCGAGTGCC
This genomic interval carries:
- a CDS encoding S16 family serine protease, producing the protein ALEGTLQWQNRSMFVDNYVGMPFDLSSVFFVATASDFYRVPRDLRELMVEIRIAGYTPEEKTEIARRKLLPRLVSEHGLTEQDVVFPDDAIDYLSYGYARDSGLGTMIRSLQTLLRTRARAKAQGDLKRWKFEADRIEDILGLPRYTATPAESKPEVGVVTGLAWTAAGGELMFIEALRMPGTGRLIITGLLGDVMRESVNAAYSYVRSRGESLGIDEETFRESDVHVHFPVGAIPKDGPSAGIAVTLAVASSLSNRAVRHDIAMSGEVTLRGKVLEIGGVKEKVLAAHRAGIEEIILPTNNERDLRDVPEDVRGSIRFHFVGRMEEVVALALYDGGNGRRPALQVSAPGSEADEAAKEPVRTKKQKKTTTRRK